The sequence below is a genomic window from Harmonia axyridis chromosome 1, icHarAxyr1.1, whole genome shotgun sequence.
cactactataactctctataataaatcggaaaatatggctCTGTActtcagagccgtatctaggtactattgcacctgtggcaatatattagacatcgccccccattttcgaagattttttcaactttacctaataatgaattttttattgaccCGAGGGAAATACTGGGGGAAATTAACcacccaagatttccaaaatataaaatttcagaattcgcaaagacgaagaacgaaaattttcccataaaattaacgaataatcattttactctcTTATGAAATCGACACAGAAGTAAAAATTCGGACCTTTTACGGtctatgagtttattatcgctttcaatattagtacttttattgcactactaGCACATCATGTCGGAGGTTTCTTATTTTCCTTTAtatatccgctttgtcggcgtcGCTCCTATCTGTTATTCGtgattcgtcatcggtatacacttacccgttgttttcgttttttgtatcgcctggtgctccaatatttttttattttgatatttttgggcgcccctacGAACCTTGCgtccgtggcaagtgccaccttcgccacgccctagatacagCACTGCTGTATTTCTATTCGAAAAGgccgaaaattattattttcaacaacatTATTGTTGTTGAGGGGATGAATGTCACTTATTCACAATATTTttaacgttttcaaattaatttgctTCCTAATAATTaagaatgttttgctgaaaaagattaattcagatagtggaGATGAAATATTATGTAGGTACACCCCAGAAGGCAAGCAGCTAATGTTACTATACAGAATTTCTTGcccgaaaaattttaaaagaatttcaagattggtgtagcagtaagtactttctccaattctgtggttattccgttcattcttccacatcttgtagaacaaaatcgtgcgagaatatatcagaaacgcacagttttcatggttatattatattattctatgttgatactccgaactttccgccacggatttatctgtcaattcatcaatttgccttaaagaaatcagttctgccaaccaacatttttcaatgcaaaaatcactaaattatatttatggaactcgccacttcgtggctcgtttttgaattttgaactcgtggaagaatatcaatgccttctgcacttgtattataaataactattaagtcatcgtttacggAGGTATATTTTAGTCAACTCAGCACTAAATATAAAGCATCGTCTCTATGGAACTTCAAGTCTATGCTTAGAAGCACACTCAACAGAATTATTTAAAACTACGTGCGTTTCTTAAAAGTCAATCAGACAAACTAAAAAGGcaaaaattttcactgattGTTCAAACTCTACacttaattttatcaataaacaAAATGAGCAATTACAACTAAAATGTATACTGCATTGTTTTAGGTGACCATTGAGGTTTGTgaataaagttctttctctgtAATCGtatcttagtatttattgttatagtcgtagataaactatagtattcaaattcaatttacgGTAATgatcataactcacttgatgaattacagcactcgcctttggctcgtgctgcaaacttcatctgcttGAGTCATGACCTAGATTACCTCTCATTGAATAGTAGGTACTTATACtatttctcataaaaaattgaaataattggaaAATCAATACATGATACCTACTAATATTAACCTGTAAAATGATGCGAATCGAAAAATTTCTATCACATATCATTCGGCTTGAATTTTCGTGTGGTAATTTCACATATACGAACTAAATTTCAGTTTAGCATTATTTATTATGACAGAATTTTTTACATATTAAATCCTCCCAGTAAGAAACTACAACCTGTAGGGGTTAAACAACCCTTCAATTGACCTTGTCGAGGGTCCCATATAGGAATAGGAAACCCGTCGTCGTGTGCCACAGTTGTAGTATATCCCATAAAGGGATATTCACCTTCGTCCTTTCACTTGAAATATGATCTCTTTAACATTTGCACCCATTGTTGACATTCAATGATAAGGGTTGAAGAAAAGCTATGTTTTATCTTGGCTGGATTTTCGACTTGAGcatttttagatatttatttatttatttatttttatttatttaagacAAATAGGAATACAAACAGGTAAACCCCAATACAGCATTCACAGTTTGACAATTAATATATCATACAAGATATTGAAATGATGAAAACAAAACTCAAGCTATGCTATGAActataaactaaaaattaaacttaacATTATCTGAAAATGATCAGCATACTGAAAATACAAAGGGCAactttaattttaaaattctcttcaattcatggagttgaacattgaaaatatcaacatcacatgaaaaagaattaaatgttGACAGCATTCTACACAGTGGCGAATTTTGGGTTACATTAACTCTACGGAATGGAACCGCGAATAAATCACGGGATCTTAGTCTTCTCTCCGGTACTCTAAAATCGATAGATTCGAGAATTTCTGGGACATTAAGTATATTATTTACTAATTTGAAAAGCAGACACATATCATTTAGTCTTCTACGATTCTCCAAGCTTAATATTTTAAAACTTCGTTGAATTTCGGTGTAGTCATGATCAATAATCTGAATTTTACTTCTGAAAGACAAGAACCTCAAGAATTTATGTTGTACACTTTCTAATCTACTAATATAACATCTATACTGTGGATTCCATATTGATGTTGCAAAATTAAGcctactgaatacaaatgaaTAGTAAAGAGTCAACAATGTTTCAtttttcttgaacaattttcCATGCCTGAGAACAAACCCGAGCATCTTATTCGATGACTCAATAACTCCGTTAATATGCACGTCAAATGTCAACTTCGAGTCCAGAAACACCCCCAGATCTCTCACAGCATCTTCCTGCTTTATAATCACCTGATTGATAGTATAATCAAATGCAAATGTGTTGACATTCCTAGTGAAAGATATTTTGAGGCACTTGTCAAAATTCAGAAAGAGGAAATTTACAGAGCAGTACTCATAAAACCTGTCCAAATCCTCCTGAAGTTTCATACAGTCTTCGAAACTACTTatcctcaaaaatattttgagatcatCAGCGTACACCAAGAACTTAGCATAATGAAAGCAGCAGGATATAttgtttaaataaataataaagaacaAGGGCCCCAGATGagatccctgaggaacacccGATCCATTATGAAAAATGCCTGAATACTGTCCATTCACGCATACAAATTGGGATCTATGTAGAATATATGACTGTATCCACCTCAACAAGCTCCCACATATACCCACCTCCGCAAGTCTTCGCAATAAAACAGCATGATTTATTTTGTCAAAAGCCTTTTTAAAATCTGTATAAACACTATCAACCTGAGAATGGCTTTCAAAGCCTTCATTAAGATTTTCTaggaaattcaataaatttgtttccAGATTTCGACCCTTGACAAACCCATGCTGATTTTCTATTATTATGTGTTTTACATGATTAGAAACGAAATCGTATACCAATGACTCGAAGAGTTTAGGAATAGCCGAGAGTATGGATATGGGGCGATAGttcttgatgatattttttgcGCCACCTTTGTGAACAGGGACTATCTTCGAGAGTTTCCATCTATGGGGAAAAATCCCCGAATGTAAAGATGTGTTGAAAATTATAGTGAGCGGTTTCAATATGTTTATTCTACATTTGATCAGAAAAAGTGGTGGAATATCATCTGGGCCGGGACCCTTATCAGGATTTAGAGCATTTAAAGCCTTTTCTACTGCTATCTCATTCAAAGTGATTTCAGACAAGTACATACTGTTATAAAGATTCTGTACTTCATTAATATTATCGTGGTTGCTCGTAGACGACTCGAAAGCACCGCTGAAAAACTGAGCAAACAGATTGGCTATGTCCTCAGATGAGGAAACCTCAACATTATCATTTTTCATCTGTGAGGGAAATTTGccatgttttttcttatgggaTATGAACTTGAAAAACTCTGTAGAATCCTGTGAAAGTTTTTGTTCAACCTGGTCTAAATAGTTATGAAAATCTCTCACCATTAAGTATTTAGAAAGTGTTCTGAGATTTTTAAAAAGATCATAATCGGATTTATTCTTATagactttaaattttttgtgtACTTTAAGTTTGCTTTTTATAGTTTTGATTAGTTCTTTAGAGTAAAATAAAGGAAACTTTTTTCTACATTTAGTCCTAGGTACATACTTCTGTATAAGGTTTTTTAAGATGCTGTAAAAGACCTCCACCTGAGACTCTACATCCGAATCTGATAAAAGAGAAATCCAATCGACCTCTGATAAATCGGTATTCATCGCCTCGAAATCAGCCTTTTTAAAATTGAGCCGATATTCAGTAGGTTCCTTCAAATAGCTAtaattcttaatatcaaacaaaaattcgagAGCTGGGTGGTGGTCATCCTCATTAACAATTGGGACACAAGATCTAGTTAGCTCTTTCACCCTGAATTTGTTACACAATACCAAATCCAAAATTCTATTGTTTAAATTATTGATCTTATTAAACTGCTTAAGTTCAAGGAAATTAAAAGTGTCTATTATACCTGTCCACTTACTGTCCACCCCTACCGCACTCATATTTTCAGCCACCGGTTGGCACTCCCACCTTACCGTAGAACAGTTGAAATCGCCACACACCAAAATCAAGTCATTCTCACCCATTTTTTCCATTATTCTCTCCAACTTCTCGATGAAAGATGCAGATGCAGATTCATTTCCCGGAGGTAGATACACACAACAAACATAAACAGTTTTATTGTTCACATTCATGACTACCCAAACATCCTCCGTGTCACCCTCAAACTCCGGAACATGTCTAGCGCCAAAATGATCCCGAACAATCACAAAAACACCACCTCCATCTTTTTTGTTCGAATTTTTCGCACAGCGATCGTTACGAAAGATGGTATAACCACTTTCGATTAGTTCGTGATCAAAAACACCGTCATTAAGCCAGGATTCCGTTATCAACACTAAGTCAAAAGAACTGGAGAGTAAGTTCAATTTGAAGATGGGTAATTTGGTACGTAATCCACGTACGTTTTGGTATAATACGTGAATAGCCATTGTCCTTctcaatttattatattatcttCAATTGTGTATTTGGGAATTATTTGAACTTGGCCAAGTCTGACTCATTCTGTATATGAATGATTTTGGATGTTTCATTCATCCTCATGAGGATGTTTCCGTTTTGAGTCCAGACgtacttataatttttttccctgGCTGTGATACGGGCAGACCGAAAAAtgcttttattttttgttgtgaGGTGCTCATTTACGTAAAATTTATTGGAGAGGCCGTCCAAGCTAAAACCATTTCTTCCGCTATTCGTACTGCGCTTATTCTTAATAGTAGACAGAAATTCGTCTCTTTTTGATTTAGAAATGAACTTGGCTATGATATTTTTCGGTCTATTTTCAACCCTAGTGGGTACACGTACAACAGAGGACAAAGAAGACGACTCAATAATCATCCCTGCGAACTCTCCCACTTTTTTTACGATCtcgatcaaattttcattctgCTTTTCTGGAATATTTACTATCTCTACATTATTTTCACGAGCGTTTTGTTCCAAACTGTCCATTCTGTACTGCAAACTCGATACCTCCTTCTTCAAGCAGTCATTCTCAGCCTTTAAGTGATTCGCTAGCCTGAAGACTTCACTCAGTTTGGCGAGCTTTTCCTCAAAATCGGAAATTTTATCCGAACAGAAAGAGACAGATTCTTTAAGTTCCCTGATTTCGCTCCTCATAGCGCCGAGTTCCGATCTCAAGGCACTCATCAATCGCGCAGTGCCGGCATCCGCGATAACAGCATCTACGCCGGAATCCGTACGCGGCAGCACGGGAGCCGGACACGACATCGGCGAAATATGAGTCACCGTCGGAGACGAGGCACTGGGGTTTCCCCCATCGCGACAACCCGCACAGATCCACCTTCCTCCTGGCATATTTCTTATCAACGGTACTTGGTTTTTTGTCACCTCGGAGCATCTGCCATTTGCATGAAGAAATGCATTACATTTATTGCATTGTATTCCTGAAGACCTTGATGACAAAGATTTTGTACAAATTACGCAGGAAAGCATTCTGAATGAGTCAAACTAACAGCAGAGTTACGAACACCGAAAAATCGGCAACAGAATGATACCAGTTTCACCGAAAACTTTACACTTAACGTATGATATATTCGTTAAAACTTGAGAGCAAATATTCGACGTTCCAACACGTTGAACGTGAATAAAAAtgattgattttattttattttattaatattaattggTGGTTGCTCTCATACTTTTATGCCGTTAAGATTTTGTTTGAGTTGGATGAGATTCCTTTTTGTGATAAGATTAACATAGTACATTTCCTTCATTGATCATTCAATATGTTCGTGCTAGTACACTTGCTCAAATCCATATTAAGTGTTAACCAAAAACAACACTCACAATTCATTGTACAAAAAGTGAGATTTATACAGAAGAACGAAGATAACGAGAAGAAATTTTAGCGAAAATAACACTCATATCATACAGGGCCCCTAAATATTGAATGTATGTGTAGGATTATAAAAGTCAAGAATACAGATCCAGGAAGTGTTTGTGTGTTACTATCCATCATATTGCTCAAACTATTTCTTGCCTATATTCGTCGTACGGATCCTTCGAGTAGTGGAACAATTCATGGATGGGTCCAACCGCGAATAAGGCATAAGGTCTATGTTCTTGGACGAGGCTAAAGTGTTTGATAAAGTATGGCACCAAGGACTGTTATACAAACTGCTAGCGGGCGGTTTGACAATCTCCATGTTTTAACTTGTGATCTCTTCTCTACATTCTCGCCAAAGTGGACGAAATAGTGTCTTCAGAATAGGCACTTTCAAATGGAGTCACGCAAAGATCTTTGCTTTCACCGTTATTCTTCCCTTACATTATAATATGTATCGGACAAGACGAAAACGGAGAACATCTCAATGCCACTTCTTATTGTCGATACCGACATACTTGCCAGTTCGTAGTATTCCTAAATGCCAAAGAAACATCTGCAAGAAGCTAACTCAATCATTGTGCACACGATGGAGAATCAAAGTGAGCTCTGAGAAGATCGAGGCTATTCTCTTCAGCCAAAAGAGGAAATATCGCCACGGACACATCGTAATGTTCTGTAGCGGCTTCTGAtgaagctccacatagcaaaaattaacacagcactcggtggcctagagattgacagtgtagactcactcaccgagatgtgacaaggtgccgggttcgagtcccggtggctcccgataataataaattccccaagcgtctgtgacacggcacacacaaatataccaaagtcacactgatgagtccggtgtgtgtgccagggacgaaacgcataagtaggcatatgtgggatcctacattggtgaccccgacgtgatgggaatggccgttttaacgatgtgtcctggaaagcagaaggttgatgcggagctcccatatatctgcaatttccaacgaaactctagacgcccattcccatgacgtgcaatacgtgctccttggtctgccgcggtatagcggacctgaataggcggcattcaccttccgcacgatgccgcgaggtgcagctctgattaggcagCAATCtcccggctgcaccgatgacctcgtaacacgcataagttttattcctccgtcactgggttGGTAGttatgtggcggcttctcataaagctccacatagcaacaataaacacagcactcggtggcctacagattaagagtgtagactcactcaccgagatgcgacaaggtgctgGGTTcaagtcccggcggctcccgataataataaattccccaagcgtcggtgacacggcacacacaaatataccaaagtcacactgatgagtgaggtgtgtgtgtgccagggacgaaacgcataagtaggcatatgtgaaatcctacagttCAGTGGGAGGATTGAATGGAAATATGAGGCCAAGTATATGagatacttgacaagaagcaCACTTGGAAATAGCACGTCAAACCAGCTGTGGCGAAGAAAAAGACAACAGCGGCGTCTATACAATcactactttgcaaaagcagcaaGCTTCTTTTCTTTATGTCCACCATTCGTCCGGTAAACTTGGCATGCTTGGCTTGGGGATATGTCGCAAAAACCCCTCTGCGGAAACTTCAAGTAGTGCAGAATACAATCCTCATTCCATTATTATTACCATGAATTCacaactaaaaaaaatttctgaggaCAAAATTTAGGATCATGGAGTGCTCTAACTAATTTTTCGATTGTCGGCAAGAGTTAACTTTTTTTGTGGCTTGAAAAATAAACTTACCAGTCGTGGAGAAGATAGGACTGTTTTGCAACTTTGTTTATACAGTTATCAATAGTTTATACAGTTATCAACCGAATATTTCTGACTTACGAACATCCTGTGCATCATTCATTAGCGTTCTTCATTTTGAGGACGTATGTACTTTTTCAATCCTGAAAGAGACCATCCAGTTAATTCAACCCACATACACGAAAACAATCCAAATCACCTTTCTAAATGATTAGATTCTTCGAAAACACAAATAATCTGTCACAGACAGAATGTTACTCAGGATCAAGCAAGTCAATATTCGAAAAACAAAAGTGGCTTGCTATTGGCAGACGTAGGATATACACACACGTTGGTAATAATCGATTAATTGAAAGTCACACTGATAATTCCATTTTTCTTTCATCCTTTACGCTGCGCGCTGGTTTGAAAAATAGGATTACTTCACgcgcaaatatatttttttaacacACCATTGCCAAACATATGTGTGGCAATTTTTTTCACCACATGCTTTGATATTGAATCTGAAACATTGCTCATTCTGCATTTATTCCCTTATTAGCTCTATCTCAATTCCTCATGTTGAGTAGGCTGGTCCGTCTGTAATTTCCGATCGAAAGAAGAATCACAAAATATCAACATTTGTAGCTGTGGCACTCAGAACAATGATCAAAGTGTAGATTTTGACTATATCTCTTTTTAACTAAaaccaaatttgaatattctggTCGGGCATGAATTAAGCTATAAGCATGCGCCGAGTtaacgggacaccctgtatatatacgcaaaatttcaacttagtCTTATCATTTGTTAGGAACTAAAATATTAAGTTTTTGTTTTCCGATaaactgattgaatttttcgtagTTCTGATGGCGCAACcgacacgaaattttgcagatagcttgaaatggttattcttcGGATATACAAATTGGGTTTTTATTTTAcaatataatattcaattttctatgTATTGGATTATGTGATCAGCTCAGTTAAAGAATTCTAAAATAAGGTACATTCATTGAAATGGAATGATAGAGCTCTCCTCAGTATGGGAGAATATTAAATAACGGGTGttatttttcgaggtatataactttaagttggcattactgttcaagatgacgaccgatttaacagctgtcaagttatttattctcagtttgaattggcaattcatcatgaatagacacacgcctgaacagcgcttgcaaatagtgcaattttatttcgaaaataatggttctgtgcggaatacgtatcgcgcactacttccattttattttgtttagcgatgaagcgcacttctggttgaatggctacgtcaacaaacaaaactgccgcatttggagtgaagctaatcctcaagtgtatgtcgaaacaccattacatccagaaaaactgactgtttggtgcgctttatgggctggtggaatcattggtctgtacgatgatggccagaacgttacagtcaatggtgatcggtatagagccatgattactaactttttcattcctgaattgaacaaccatgatgtccaggagctgtggttccaataagacggcgcaccatgtcacacagctcgtgccacaatcgatttattgttattatataatttcacgttttggacctgtgaattggcctccaagatcttgtgatttaacatcgctagactactttctgtggggctatgtaaagtcattggtttatgcggataagccacaaacccttgatcatttggaagacaacattcgccgtgttattgccgatatatggccacaaatgttggaaaaagtcatcgaaaattggacgtccagattggactacatccgagccagccatgacggtcatatgccagaaatcatatttaaaatgtaatgcgacaagattattttgcggaaaaataaaattcaggtcaatcgaataatccatcgttgtttaattgcaatttaaagttctatagctctaaaaaaacaccctttatattcattttttgagATGCGTATGCGCAGGCAAATGAATGTGGAAAAGTACTACTCTAATTCAAACTCACTGACTGAGAGTTTTTCTATTACATCTCATATTCCTTATTGTTTACTTCCGTATTATATTGCATCAGTGTGTACAAAAGGCTTGTTATACCTTCTCATCGAACCCAACAAGCTCAAGGTATACAAGCCGACAAAGGTAAATGATCTGATGCATTTGGTGAACAAAAGGTCCCATAACCAATTGTTGCGCACGAGGCAATGCATTGTTATGGCACAAAAGTGACAGCCCCATCAAATGTCCCGTAAAAAGATAATACATTGATGTTCAAAATAGGTGTTAGTCCGCTTCCAAAAACTGAATGACCTGCTGCAATCTTTATGCAACACATCAATCTTCGGCGACGGTAAAGTGAAGACtattttttacagtttttcttgcGCTGATCATCATCGACTaatcattaaaatatttcacattcatctaagaaataaattctttcatctTTATCTGAAACCGATAGTGTTTCATATCATCAGTTTGAATAGACCAACTAAAGGCATTGTGAGTGAATTCTTGTTCGGagaatttcttcatcttctgAATTGGGTCGGAAGTAATATCCTTGTAGTTGCAAACCTTCATTTCTGATAGGTAATACTTCTGAagcataattttcaatattgaagagCACAACTGGAAACTTTGGAATTTTCAAACAACTTTTTCTTGGTCTATTCAATTCTAATTTTAAATCATCCTCATTTTTGTGAAACTATAAGTGGTGTAAATCCGATATCGGATTTAGAATAGGGTCAATGGGAAAAAGGATGAATTTTAACctgaaaatattgttattggTCGTTATTGAATTGAGAAGATATATTTTTCCCTTCTTATATTCAaccattcatataaaaaaattgacgaattcCATATGTTATTGAACAAGTGCTCTCCGAACACAACGCTGTATAAATTTGTAAGTgaggtatttttcgaatttgagCTATAAATGTCGCTTATGATGAATCCAACGTAAAACTCAATTCTATACGTCCGGTCGACGGGCCGTAAATACAATAATTCTCTAACATAAAAATCGAAAACTTAACAGGTTCATAATGGGTTAAACCCAAAATATGggttttcgaataattttttctgataattttagAACTACGGATTCTATaggaaaatagaaaaaagaatttttatattttcagataACACAACCACTATAAAATTTTGTGATTATCTAGATgtaaaatgcaaaatttcatgtcaatcgCGTTACCAGAATCAGATAAAATTCAAGAAGCATTTTGGTAAAGAATTAACGGTTTATAGTTTTCTACAAAAATGAGTTTGAtgcgtcatcagaatcatagaaaattcatgcaaAATATCTAGAAATCAAAACAGATCCAACCAGTATAATATTTTTCGTGTAGGTGTATAATAACAACTTCTAGTTTGATTCAAATTGCATATGTAGAATAATAAGTTATATAGTCTCCAAGGACATAATTGGCGTATGAATGACGAGCCCCCAAAAGCTCATATTATTATGATGAAATATAGTAAAGTTCACACAGAGTAGGTGGAATAAATTAAGGTTTCCCTCTCTGatataaaaggttttccaataagagatttcattttgcataGTCCGCTATCTGA
It includes:
- the LOC123682069 gene encoding uncharacterized protein LOC123682069 — its product is MPGGRWICAGCRDGGNPSASSPTVTHISPMSCPAPVLPRTDSGVDAVIADAGTARLMSALRSELGAMRSEIRELKESVSFCSDKISDFEEKLAKLSEVFRLANHLKAENDCLKKEVSSLQYRMDSLEQNARENNVEIVNIPEKQNENLIEIVKKVGEFAGMIIESSSLSSVVRVPTRVENRPKNIIAKFISKSKRDEFLSTIKNKRSTNSGRNGFSLDGLSNKFYVNEHLTTKNKSIFRSARITAREKNYKYVWTQNGNILMRMNETSKIIHIQNESDLAKFK